A region from the Metarhizium brunneum chromosome 7, complete sequence genome encodes:
- the ASPH gene encoding Asp-hemolysin has product MAYKQWIGIKNRSRLRRSDIRIKDAKLESGKFYRGNKDNGIGPSEINKIVIAPQSEASVHSCGRSDADIGTEGQYTLDEWNVTHETKIYRVYWSAPWGAHSNVLSILDWDPNTSDYSVIKDDVQQDSTIGNVEVVMAKLA; this is encoded by the exons ATGGCCTACAAACAATGGATTGGCATCAAGAACCGCAGTCGCCTGCGCAGGAGTGACATTCGCATCAAGGACGCCAAGCTCGAATC CGGCAAATTCTATCGCGGCAACAAGGACAACGGGATCGGCCCGAGCGAGATCAACAAGATAGTCATCGCGCCGCAGTCCGAGGCCTCGGTACATTCATGCGGGCGGTCGGACGCGGACATCGGTACCGAGGGCCAGTACACGCTGGACGAATGGAACGTCACGCACGAGACCAAGATCTACCGGGTGTATTGGAGCGCGCCATGGGGTGCGCACTCTAACGTGCTCAGCATCCTGGACTGGGACCCCAACACGTCTGATTACTCCGTTATCAAAGATGATGTGCAGCAGGACTCGACGATTGGAAATGTCGAGGTTgtgatggccaagttggcatgA
- the SMASE gene encoding Sphingomyelinase D gives MMTISQLLSSLFFFSAFLGWPLSIQARSIERAASGDHVEKEKILQQTFDSPRPFFAIAHRVLMDYGVRDALNHSANALEIDMTAWSSQWYADHDGTLTSRGDTAEHMFSAIAQERRAGKTAIFVWFDLKNPDYCDDRYPACNIEALRNLARDILQPAGVKVLYGFYSSQTSGRAYQVISQGLNSNEAIGIDGNVADANQVFNSKGPASIKNRVYTKGLFDPAWNFGNCESSGNQICPQLREGAQSKNFGKVFGWTIAENNGKQADQLMGVGVDGLIYGFVATHYYDHADTRAARKILADWLSKNQDKAYLATLTDQPCHALSKSVKIRSQPKLYHTMVLCDTPAKFSARYFAWDVIKAAVKFVSMT, from the exons ATGATGACCATATCTCAACTTCTCAGcagcttgttctttttttcagCGTTTCTCGGATGGCCCCTTTCTATTCAAGCTCGATCGATAGAGCGGGCTGCCTCTGGTGACCATGTCGAGAAGGAAAAGATTCTCCAACAGACGTTTGACAGCCCCCGACCATTTTTTGCTATTGCTCACCGAGTCCTCATGGACTACGGCGTTCGAGACGCTCTCAACCACAGCGCTAATGCCCTTGAAATCGACATGACGGCTTGGAGTAGCCAGTGGTATGCCGATCACGATGGGACGCTTACCTCTCGAGGCGACACAGCAGAACACATGTTTAGTGCCATTGCACAAGAGCGGCGTGCTGGCAAAACCGCCATATTTGTCTGGTTTGATCTCAAGAATCCCGACTACTGCGACGACCGCTATCCGGCGTGCAATATCGAAGCGCTGAGAAACCTAGCCCGGGATATTCTACAGCCTGCCGGAGTGAAGGTGTTGTATGGGTTTTACAGCTCGCAGACTAGCGGGCGGGCATACCAGGTCATCAGCCAGGGCTTAAACAGCAATGAGGCAATTGGTATCGACGGGAACGTGGCTGATGCCAACCAAGTTTTTAATAGTAAAGGTCCGGCCTCTATCAAGAACCGAGTCTATACCAAAGGACTTTTTGATCCGGCGTGGAACTTTGGCAACTGCGAAAGTAGTGGCAATCAGATTTGTCCACAGCTCCGCGAGGGTGCTCAGTCGAAAAACTTTGGCAAAGTTTTTGGATGGACGATTGCGGAAAACAACGGAAAACAGGCAGACCAACTGATGGGCGTTGGTGTGGACGGTCTCATCTACGGATTCGTGGCCACGCATTACTACGATCATGCTGACACGAGGGCTGCAAGGAAGATTCTTGCAGATTGGCTTTCTAAGAACCAAGACAAAGCCTATCTTGCAACCCTGACGGACCAACCTTG TCATGCTCTGTCCAAGTCTGTCAAGATCAGGTCGCAGCCCAAGCTGTACCATACAATGGTGCTGTGCGACACACCTGCCAAGTTTTCTGCCCGGTATTTCGCCTGGGACGTCATAAAGGCCGCTGTAAAGTTTGTTTCCATGACCTAA